A DNA window from Gorilla gorilla gorilla isolate KB3781 chromosome 19, NHGRI_mGorGor1-v2.1_pri, whole genome shotgun sequence contains the following coding sequences:
- the MRPL36 gene encoding large ribosomal subunit protein bL36m isoform X2 — translation MANLFIRKMVNPLLYLSRHTVKPRALSTFLFGSLRGAAPVAMEPGAAVRSLLSPGLLPHLLPALGFKNKTVLKKRCKDCYLVKRRGRWYVYCKTHPRHKQRQM, via the coding sequence ATGGCAAATCTTTTTATAAGGAAAATGGTGAACCCTCTGCTATATCTCAGTCGTCACACAGTGAAGCCTCGAGCCCTCTCCACATTTCTATTTGGATCCCTTCGAGGTGCAGCCCCCGTGGCTATGGAACCCGGGGCAGCAGTGCGCTCACTTCTCTCACCCGGCCTCCTGCCCCACCTGCTGCCTGCGCTGGGGTTCAAAAACAAGACTGTCCTTAAGAAGCGCTGCAAGGACTGTTACCTGGTGAAGAGGCGGGGTCGGTGGTACGTCTATTGTAAAACCCATCCGAGGCACAAGCAGAGACAGATGTAG
- the MRPL36 gene encoding large ribosomal subunit protein bL36m isoform X1: MRTASGGAKHPIHHNMANLFIRKMVNPLLYLSRHTVKPRALSTFLFGSLRGAAPVAMEPGAAVRSLLSPGLLPHLLPALGFKNKTVLKKRCKDCYLVKRRGRWYVYCKTHPRHKQRQM; encoded by the coding sequence ATTCACCACAACATGGCAAATCTTTTTATAAGGAAAATGGTGAACCCTCTGCTATATCTCAGTCGTCACACAGTGAAGCCTCGAGCCCTCTCCACATTTCTATTTGGATCCCTTCGAGGTGCAGCCCCCGTGGCTATGGAACCCGGGGCAGCAGTGCGCTCACTTCTCTCACCCGGCCTCCTGCCCCACCTGCTGCCTGCGCTGGGGTTCAAAAACAAGACTGTCCTTAAGAAGCGCTGCAAGGACTGTTACCTGGTGAAGAGGCGGGGTCGGTGGTACGTCTATTGTAAAACCCATCCGAGGCACAAGCAGAGACAGATGTAG